A stretch of Sebastes fasciatus isolate fSebFas1 chromosome 19, fSebFas1.pri, whole genome shotgun sequence DNA encodes these proteins:
- the LOC141757530 gene encoding putative global transcription activator SNF2L2: MKRLAARRYAGLLILSPTAAADPDSQPAHCNQPEAGENGSLEEMEEDISLKKRKGDHHGEKELQAGQETGEKVKRKRGRPPAEKLPPNPPELTRTLSTLVDMVINYKDGLGRQISKGFVQLPSKKEVPEYYELIRKPVDFRRIRERVRNHKYRSVGDLEKDIFLLCHNAQTYNLEGSQIYEDSIVIKSVFESARQRIVTDEAQKETVRPGHSDNGGGAEDQFVPSAVKALPVKLKKGTKEGRSRNTMAKRLHSDLDSDEDLEDNTTKDEG, translated from the exons ATGAAGAGACTAGCAGCTCGCCGCTATGCTGGCTTGCTAATTCTCTCCCCCACAGCTGCAGCCGATCCAGATAGCCAGCCTGCACATTGCAACCAG CCTGAGGCAGGAGAGAACGGTTCCCTGGAGGAGATGGAAGAGGACATCAGTCTGAAGAAGCGTAAAGGTGATCATCATGGGGAGAAAGAACTGCAGGCCGGGCAGGAAACTGGCGAAAAGGTCAAAAGGAAGCGAGGACGCCCACCTGCTGAGAAACTGCCTCCAAACCCACCTGAACTCACCAGAACACTGAGCACACTGGTAGATATGGTTATCAACTACAAGGACGG GTTGGGTCGACAGATCAGCAAAGGCTTTGTGCAGCTTCCCTCTAAGAAGGAGGTACCGGAGTACTACGAGCTGATCCGAAAGCCCGTCGACTTCAGAAGGATCAGG GAACGTGTGCGTAATCACAAGTACAGAAGCGTTGGGGATTTGGAGAAGGATATCTTCCTCCTGTGTCACAACGCTCAGACCTATAACCTGGAGGGATCTCAG ATCTACGAGGATTCGATTGTCATTAAGTCGGTTTTCGAGAGCGCGAGACAGCGAATCGTCACGGACGAGGCACAGAAAGAGACGGTCAGACCAGGTCACAGCGATAATGGCGGCGGAGCTGAAGACCAATTTGTTCCATCAGCAG TGAAAGCATTACCAGTGAAGCTAAAGAAGGGGACTAAGGAGGGAAGAAGCAGAAACACCATGGCCAAGCGGCTCCACAGTGATTTAGACAGCGATGAGGATCTAGAGGATAACACCACAAAAGATGAAGGTTGA